In one window of Drosophila ananassae strain 14024-0371.13 chromosome XR, ASM1763931v2, whole genome shotgun sequence DNA:
- the LOC6498754 gene encoding rapamycin-insensitive companion of mTOR isoform X2, translating into MLCQEETRDTKRLFLLNALASLCLGARKGSHHSNIRFSTEELLYCLSASLVHTFTQVRAAALRTIRYALSTPNDIKTFNALQLQHLLCRSIDLMLKNDDERVQALKLVRKMLAIAPEDISPVVVRCLVSLADSGIEENDNLLRACLATLAEFAVLNPALLIVCGGVTSITRNVLECHNPRIAESLCGVLLYLLEWPQTRNICGVRLDCLAAPYCDFTYRLGIMDKNKDARELRYTSCRLALLSVLRSWTGTLEFCDPSKPSGLKAIVDALYLNQVEVRKAILDLLYELLSLPQPTWTDDYAVALQAVDPSDFQDTWLLSNGFVSAEGRSILPTLAARAPNVVEQHLALLLYCFLETGLLNALVEVAVGSDQFVSVQATVLIGKILQLMHTHLPPDICCTSPALPTLVGHATQGNQQANAAVAALQNYQKMLRQRPASWSLFLDSIIQGGALIQTRLFRRHLNVQEQAGGPVLQLQETAEAAGSQFRSATLGRSRLDSVSSSDESNSQASSSSRSSFRLKRKFLPPTFFDHFRAFNRLLQDSRVLTQVDAQWDWDVITTILKSNMIRKLDYTMGKFLKRLVDFYKPRNNRFSHQDLVPGQRLPAYVSAGLDLIDVLLGSSELECMRYITDYFSDISQQLAAVTTSNRAHDCLFSPQHMNNTMCQLYFLYIGRMCRTTKGIEVLKNTTVFEYLINLVRVTDHVCYVKLIVSGLNYSYENLPRQVLEKALTSAKTRSGRLYATQFMAVLLRARLPNFEVWGIPMIICQTRDSDRSVVLAALEVLEEACHDKYYLQEIISHWPNLSQRGDAGRLLMARYYSLPRGLNSTNARVEEEIKYWRNGYNKRYVLLVEADTHSSLTLHIRNEDGYYSRRNCNQRPQTVPPNIAPHLYGQMAQTSQGMTALRKHGDLPQLVELMQRAKCSDDAECLELKAAIWALAHASTNANGIEYLVELNARLSERLIMLVTKCEVYSVRATCFSALGLIAGTQAGANILFKLNWLSVRHDRNTMWPVHQPEDWMSSQYTPVRHYYEDVNSYNQMTTLEDQIDGFYLGSHYWNVVGDLTESIAGGGGSLAGAAIHSTLKDPNVTGTDDGHANRVVAAKSKTLPEGSNLRPGKHQRSLSESKTTDVISLLGGATGPGAGPGGVAPTGSLFPVPYHHRIRYNSCTDSNTSGVSSCESVTGRTAAAAAAAAANYSDFVQQQFVLSPIPSMSNLLEIDHIKLLRNDLASGNVLSAAMTIKGYAQLRSLRAYSRPVFSESFCDFVSSVDAPSEVQMRRHDWTHPHRRLKVRSLDRQPKLSEVCRRVFADEMNPLLPTVNAIKFMPESDQEGPCYAGIGLPKNVLDLFPNRNLNRTYVSRDIQDQDLMGVNLLSSAGNGGGGRQQFFNDSLTNEGGDESSVISSLSDVSSASRRGPQQRGPQFQQPQQPSDGKHARSQCLHCARSSRQQQRQDSQSNGGGTGAGGGIGGGASLAPCELYKTAAAALLASMAGPVLPKKSSSSGSGNVPATGADISFHSPESMLSEDSLPDRLTASILYNVQRLANPVSAKQSKMALLELKQKHPHAFQDICLYSESCKTLGRSSYRMSARRFLQELFLDLNLDSFYVEPQLIIAARKLPAEEKADSSTTSATTPTSLQPAVPQRMAAMKPKPKSLAQLASVYETSWENLLMDFSPRTGPTAAKSSSLDVPLPAPTQAVQNKLHIGETESSVSGSGSGSEDEETGEDVCDGSSVTTGHTALPTGNSNRSSICTISQQPPGGAGAAAPAASSGGVSASTDEMRNDNRQYTRGRFYTLELDLSCTRNKFPIKDRSQAMPILTRQVSAGGSAAGNESTSTELNYSTVTKSLAASMAKPVGSLYCEKRLQSSKSEAVLGAGAGAATAVSCGVGSWQQKSKILEPLGEDPVK; encoded by the exons ATGCTCTGCCAGGAGGAGACCCGCGACACCAAGCGCCTGTTCCTGCTCAATGCCCTGGCCTCGCTCTGCCTGGGCGCCCGGAAGGGCTCGCACCACAGCAACATCCGCTTCAGCACCGAGGAGCTGCTCTACTG TTTGAGTGCCTCGCTGGTGCACACGTTCACCCAAGTGCGGGCCGCCGCCCTGAGGACGATCCGCTATGCCCTCAGCACGCCGAACGACATCAAGACCTTCAACGCCCTCCAGCTGCAGCACCTGCTCTGCCGCTCCATCGATCTGATGCTGAAGAACGATGACGAGCGCGTCCAGGCCCTGAAGCTGGTCCGCAAAATGCTGGCCATTGCCCCGGAGGACATCAGTCCGGTGGTGGTGCGGTGTCTGGTCTCCCTGGCCGATAGCGGTATCGAGGAGAACGACAATCTGTTGCGCGCCTGCCTGGCCACCCTGGCCGAGTTTGCTGTCCTGAATCCCGCCCTGCTCATCGTCTGCGGCGGCGTCACCTCAATCACCCGCAACGTACTGGAGTGCCACAATCCCCGGATAGCGGAGAGCCTCTGCGGTGTGCTGCTCTACCTGCTGGAGTGGCCCCAGACCAGGAACATCTGCGGCGTCAGGTTGGACTGCCTGGCAGCACCCTACTGCGACTTCACCTACCGCCTGGGCATCATGGATAAAAACAA AGATGCCCGGGAACTCCGCTACACGAGCTGTCGGCTGGCCCTGCTCTCCGTTTTGCGCAGCTGGACGGGCACCCTCGAATTCTGTGATCCCAGCAAACCCTCAGGCCTGAAAGCAATAGTCGATGCCCTCTATCTGAACCAGGTGGAAGTCAGA AAAGCAATATTGGATCTGCTGTACGAGCTGCTCTCACTACCGCAGCCCACTTGGACGGATGACTATGCCGTCGCGTTGCAGGCAGTGGATCCCTCCGACTTCCAGGACACCTGGCTGCTCAGCAACGGCTTTGTGTCCGCCGAGGGCCGCTCCATCCTGCCCACCCTCGCCGCCCGAGCTCCGAACGTGGTGGAACAGCACCTGGCCCTGCTGCTGTACTGTTTCCTGGAGACCGGACTGCTGAACGCCCTCGTGGAGGTAGCGGTGGGCAGTGATCAGTTTGTCTCGGTGCAGGCCACTGTCTTAATTGGAAAGATCCTGCAGCTGATGCACACCCATCTGCCGCCGGACATTTGCTGCACAAGTCCCGCACTGCCCACCCTGGTGGGGCATGCCACGCAAGGAAACCAGCAGGCGAatgcggcggtggcggcgctGCAGAACTATCAGAAGATGTTGCGCCAAAGGCCGGCATCCTGGAGCCTCTTCCTGGACAGCATAATTCAGGGCGGTGCCCTGATCCAGACACGGCTCTTCCGGCGACATCTGAACGTCCAGGAGCAGGCCGGCGGACCAGTGCTCCAGCTGCAGGAAACCGCCGAGGCGGCTGGCTCGCAATTCCGTTCTGCCACCTTGGGTCGGTCCCGCCTGGACTCGGTCTCCTCCAGCGACGAGTCCAACTCCCAGGCGTCGAGTTCCTCCCGCTCCAGTTTCCGACTAAAGCGAAAGTTCCTGCCCCCCACCTTCTTTGACCATTTCCGGGCCTTCAATCGACTGCTGCAGGACTCGCGAGTCCTCACCCAGGTGGATGCCCAGTGGGACTGGGACGTGATCACCACCATACTGAAGTCGAATATGATCCGCAAGCTGGACTACACCATGGGCAAGTTCCTCAAGCGCTTGGTGGACTTCTACAAGCCGCGCAACAACCGCTTCTCGCACCAGGATCTAGTTCCGGGCCAGCGGCTGCCGGCCTACGTGAGTGCTGGACTGGATCTGATAGATGTGCTCCTGGGAAGCAGCGAG CTggagtgcatgcgctacatcACCGACTACTTCTCGGACATCAGCCAGCAGCTGGCGGCGGTGACCACGTCGAATCGGGCCCACGACTGCCTCTTCAGTCCCCAGCACATGAACAACACCATGTGCCAGCTGTACTTCCTCTACATTGGTCGGATGTGCCGGACCACCAAAGGCATTGAAGTGCTCAAGAACACCACCGTCTTTGAGTA TTTGATCAACCTGGTCCGAGTGACGGATCACGTGTGCTACGTGAAGCTCATTGTGTCCGGATTGAACTACAGCTACGAGAACCTGCCGCGCCAGGTGCTGGAGAAGGCGCTCACGTCCGCCAAGACGCGCAGCGGACGACTGTATGCCACCCAGTTCATGGCGGTGCTGCTGCGAGCGAGGCTGCCCAACTTTGAGGTGTGGGGCATTCCGATGATCATCTGCCAGACACGCGACTCGGACCGCAGCGTTGTCCTGGCGGCACTGgaggtgctggaggaggcctGCCACGACaagtactacctgcaagagaTTATCAGCCACTGGCCCAATCTGAGCCAGCGCGGAGACGCCGGCCGTCTGCTGATGGCCCGCTACTACTCGCTGCCCCGCGGCCTGAACAGCACCAACGCCCGCGTGGAGGAGGAGATCAAGTACTGGCGCAACGGCTACAACAAGCGGTATGTCCTGCTGGTGGAGGCGGACACCCACTCCAGTCTGACGCTGCACATCCGCAACGAGGACGGCTACTACTCCCGGCGGAATTGCAACCAGCGGCCGCAGACGGTGCCCCCCAACATAGCGCCCCATCTCTATGGCCAGATGGCGCAGACCAGTCAGGGGATGACGGCGCTGAGGAAGCACGGAGATCTGCCCCAGCTGGTGGAGCTGATGCAGCGGGCCAAGTGCTCGGACGACGCTGAGTGCCTGGAGCTGAAGGCGGCCATTTGGGCGTTGGCACACGCCTCCACGAATGCGAACGGAATCGAATACCTAGTGGAGCTGAATGCCAG GCTCTCCGAGAGGCTTATCATGCTGGTGACCAAGTGCGAGGTGTACTCCGTGCGGGCCACGTGCTTCAGTGCCTTGGGACTCATTGCCGGGACCCAGGcgggtgccaacattctcttCAAACTGA ACTGGCTGAGCGTCCGCCATGACAGGAACACCATGTGGCCGGTGCACCAGCCCGAGGACTGGATGTCCAGCCAGTACACGCCAGTGAGGCACTACTACGAGGATGTCAACTCCTACAATCAGATGACGACGCTGGAGGACCAGATCGACGGTTTCTACCTCGGCTCCCACTACTGGAACGTGGTGGGCGATCTAACGGAATCGATTGCCGGTGGCGGGGGATCGCTGGCCGGAGCCGCCATTCACAGCACCCTCAAGGATCCGAATGTGACGGGAACCGATGACGGGCATGCGAATCGCGTGGTGGCCGCCAAATCCAAGACTTTGCCCGAGGGCAGCAACCTGCGACCCGGGAAGCATCAGCGCTCCCTGTCCGAGTCCAAGACAACGGATGTGATCAGCTTACTGGGCGGTGCCACTGGACCTGGAGCTGGTCCAGGAGGAGTGGCACCAACGGGATCCTTGTTTCCGGTCCCGTATCATCATCGAATTCGATACAACTCCTGCACAGATTCGAATACTTCGGGCGTGAGCAGCTGCGAGTCTGTGACCGGACGCActgcagccgcagcagcagcggcagcggcgaatTATAGTGACTTCGTCCAGCAGCAGTTCGTCCTGAGCCCCATACCCAGCATGTCCAACCTCCTGGAAATCGATCACATTAAACTGTTGCGGAATGACTTAGCCTCCGGGAACGTGCTCTCCGCCGCGATGACGATAAAAGGCTATGCTCAGTTGCGCTCCCTGCGCGCCTACAGCCGCCCGGTCTTCTCCGAGTCATTCTGCGACTTTGTCAGCTCGGTGGACGCCCCCAGCGAGGTGCAGATGCGACGGCACGACTGGACGCATCCGCATAGGCGGCTCAAAGTGCGCAGCCTGGACCGGCAGCCGAAGTTGAGCGAGGTGTGCAG GCGGGTTTTTGCGGACGAGATGAACCCACTGTTGCCCACTGTGAACGCCATCAAGTTCATGCCGGAGAGCGATCAGGAGGGACCCTGCTACGCTGGCATTGGTCTGCCCAAGAATGTGCTCGATCTGTTCCCCAACCGCAACCTGAACCGCACCTATGTGTCGCGCGACATCCAGGACCAGGATCTAATGGGGGTCAACCTATTGAGCAGCGCCGGCAACGGCGGCGGCGGACGGCAACAGTTCTTCAACGACTCGCTGACGAACGAGGGGGGCGACGAGTCCTCGGTGATATCCTCCTTGTCGGATGTTTCCTCGGCCAGTCGCCGGGGTCCGCAGCAGCGCGGTCCGCAGTTCCAGCAGCCACAACAGCCAAGCGATGGGAAGCACGCCCGGAGCCAGTGCCTCCACTGCGCGAGATCATCGCGCCAGCAACAGCGCCAGGATAGCCAAAGCAACGGAGGAGGAACAGGAGCGGGCGGTGGCATTGGAGGAGGAGCATCTTTGGCCCCCTGCGAGCTCTACAAAACGGCGGCCGCAGCTCTGCTAGCGTCTATGGCCGGACCCGTCTTGCCCAAGAAGAGTAGCTCCTCGGGCTCTGGCAATGTCCCGGCGACCGGAGCCGATATCAGTTTCCATTCGCCGGAGAGCATGCTGAGCGAGGACAGCCTTCCGGACAGACTCACCGCCTCCATATTGTACAATGTCCAGCGGCTGGCGAACCCCGTCAGTGCCAAGCAGTCAAAGATGGCCCTGCTGGAGCTGAAGCAGAAGCATCCGCATGCCTTTCAG GACATTTGCTTGTACTCGGAGTCCTGTAAGACCCTCGGAAGGAGCAGCTACCGGATGAGTGCGCGTCGCTTCCTGCAGGAGCTGTTCCTCGACCTCAACCTGGACTCGTTTTACGTGGAGCCGCAGCTCATAATTGCGGCCCGAAAGCTGCCAGCCGAGGAGAAGGCTGATAGTTCGACGACATCCGCGACGACGCCGACATCCTTGCAACCGGCGGTGCCCCAGCGAATGGCGGCCATGAAACCGAAGCCCAAGAGCCTGGCGCAGCTGGCCAGCGTGTACGAGACCAGTTGGGAGAACCTTCTGATGGATTTCTCGCCCCGAACGGGCCCCACTGCCGCCAAGTCGTCGTCGCTAGACGTTCCGTTGCCCGCCCCCACCCAAGCCGTACAGAATAAGCTGCACATCGGCGAAACGGAGAGCTCGGTGTCCGGTAGCGGGAGCGGCAGCGAGGACGAGGAGACTGGCGAGGATGTGTGCGACGGCAGTTCCGTGACCACTGGCCACACGGCGCTTCCCACAG GCAACAGCAATCGCAGCAGCATCTGCACGATAAGCCAACAGCCGCCGGGCGGGGCCGGAGCAGCGGCTCCTGCGGCCTCTAGCGGCGGAGTCAGTGCCTCGACGGACGAGATGAGGAACGACAACCGGCAGTATACGCGCGGACGCTTCTATACGCTGGAGCTGGACTTGAGCTGCACCCGCAACAAATTTCCCATCAAGGACCGCAGCCAGGCGATGCCGATACTGACGCGGCAGGTGAGCGCCGGTGGCAGTGCCGCCGGTAATGAGTCCACCTCAACGGAACTGAACTACTCGACGGTGACCAAGAGCCTGGCGGCCTCGATGGCCAAACCGGTGGGCAGTCTCTACTGCGAGAAGCGGTTGCAGAGCTCCAAGTCGGAGGCTGTGCtcggagctggagctggagctgccaCGGCAGTGTCCTGCGGCGTGGGCAGCTGGCAGCAAAAGTCAAAGATCCTGGAGCCGTTGGGCGAGGATCCGGTGAAGTGA